In Pedobacter sp. SL55, the following proteins share a genomic window:
- a CDS encoding RNA polymerase sigma factor, with translation MTKKVHEDQRYVTALLNNEVALVNEIYKKCAGKVKSFVLFNNGSADDAADIFQEALVDIYNQAKYKNLELTCPFEPFLLLVCKRKWLNELKKRSISPVTKNEDDLLHIGEDTFEQAEVLAQQKEQAALFLKAFEKLGERCKEIISWSMKGEPQEKVAEVLGVTYGYLRKKKSECMASLVKLIDRKND, from the coding sequence ATGACCAAAAAAGTACATGAAGACCAACGTTATGTAACTGCGCTGCTAAACAATGAGGTGGCTTTGGTTAACGAAATTTATAAGAAATGTGCGGGTAAAGTAAAATCGTTTGTGTTGTTTAACAATGGCAGTGCAGATGATGCTGCCGATATTTTTCAGGAAGCTTTGGTGGATATTTACAACCAGGCAAAATATAAGAATTTAGAGCTTACTTGTCCGTTTGAACCATTTTTACTACTGGTTTGTAAGCGTAAGTGGCTTAACGAACTGAAAAAAAGATCGATAAGCCCGGTAACAAAAAACGAGGATGATTTATTACATATTGGCGAGGATACATTTGAACAGGCGGAAGTTTTAGCACAACAGAAAGAACAAGCTGCTTTATTTTTAAAAGCTTTCGAAAAACTGGGCGAACGTTGTAAGGAAATTATTAGCTGGAGCATGAAAGGAGAACCGCAAGAGAAAGTAGCAGAAGTTTTGGGTGTAACGTATGGTTATTTGAGAAAAAAGAAATCGGAATGTATGGCAAGCTTGGTTAAATTAATTGATAGAAAAAATGACTGA
- a CDS encoding DUF7619 domain-containing protein yields MTKLLTSILCCFCLTAALKAQVLPSDTVPAIIRYETANGVTKFTSELRPLRAIAGAPAPFYTYFWEFGDGGFSFEENPSHIYTRYDSIMVRLFATNNYDDGKRPPTRPKPIVRPLGPKPAVAKPMLAANGSSNLFKMGGNIEMKTNCMPKPGDDMMLVFGYRNKVENGQQNLNGTIAILYNDVEFSNNNFELAAARTYHHEKKSDLKPLLNTAYLSRQQKPIYYASLGGGLSLSSAEKILLKDQAKAFKNQQSWKFENLKQNEERFVFMHFKTTPEMLKDTNAVVRISGAFIPDNPLVETEFFNLELQIVASHDPNKMVLRKSRMNYRLTGKNRELTYKVRFQNTGKGPAKKIDVGVNIAEVFDPTMLKVTKTKPEVITCDSAYANQSCLKTFFRADSVHFVFSNIYLPGMQQKGVNDADSTQGFVEYKIRFKEKPPKLPIKSGAAIVFDKNEPIYTNRAAGRFKMGLSPGVIVGYGFPFETNNNNYLNHKNVALGATLSPYASHRYYWQVELYFNSFNETTYRVPIATEVRKDTVINNVAYQIMDKQLFKTTKVATINAVPLQMRYNINKYVGVGAGALVALDMYNRTSSELRYKLRTQNASGTVTDVDLNRAMEDLKDSFSEVRVSFFADVQLGLVRVGPALGFRYIYDPKTNNNRMTTYVSWKF; encoded by the coding sequence ATGACCAAATTACTAACCTCCATATTATGCTGTTTTTGCTTAACGGCGGCTTTAAAAGCGCAGGTATTGCCTAGTGATACCGTACCGGCAATTATCCGTTATGAAACAGCAAACGGAGTTACCAAATTTACTAGCGAGTTACGACCATTAAGAGCAATTGCAGGTGCTCCAGCGCCTTTCTACACTTATTTTTGGGAGTTTGGCGATGGTGGCTTTAGTTTCGAGGAAAATCCATCACATATCTATACCAGATACGATTCGATTATGGTGCGTTTGTTTGCCACCAACAACTATGACGATGGCAAACGGCCCCCAACCCGACCAAAGCCTATTGTAAGGCCACTGGGGCCAAAACCTGCGGTAGCCAAGCCAATGCTTGCTGCCAATGGTAGCTCTAATTTGTTTAAAATGGGCGGCAATATAGAAATGAAAACCAATTGTATGCCCAAACCTGGCGATGATATGATGCTGGTTTTTGGTTATCGTAATAAAGTAGAAAATGGGCAACAGAACTTAAACGGCACCATTGCCATTCTATATAACGATGTGGAGTTTAGCAATAATAATTTCGAATTGGCAGCAGCAAGAACTTATCACCATGAAAAAAAATCAGATTTAAAACCGCTCCTGAATACTGCTTACCTAAGCAGACAGCAAAAGCCAATTTATTATGCTTCGTTAGGCGGTGGCTTAAGTTTATCCTCGGCAGAAAAAATATTATTGAAAGACCAAGCCAAGGCTTTTAAAAATCAGCAGAGCTGGAAGTTTGAAAACCTAAAACAAAACGAAGAACGTTTCGTTTTTATGCACTTTAAAACTACACCAGAAATGTTGAAAGACACCAATGCGGTAGTACGTATTTCGGGCGCTTTTATTCCAGATAATCCTTTGGTAGAAACTGAGTTTTTTAACTTAGAATTACAAATTGTTGCTTCTCACGATCCAAACAAAATGGTATTGCGCAAGAGCAGAATGAACTATCGTTTAACTGGAAAAAACAGAGAACTTACCTATAAAGTACGCTTCCAAAATACAGGCAAAGGGCCTGCAAAAAAAATTGATGTAGGCGTTAATATTGCTGAAGTTTTTGATCCAACAATGTTAAAAGTTACCAAAACAAAACCCGAAGTAATTACCTGCGATTCGGCTTATGCCAACCAAAGCTGTTTAAAAACTTTCTTTAGGGCAGATAGTGTCCATTTTGTGTTTAGCAATATTTACCTACCCGGAATGCAGCAAAAAGGAGTTAACGATGCAGACTCTACCCAAGGTTTTGTAGAATATAAAATCAGATTTAAAGAGAAACCTCCGAAACTGCCCATCAAAAGCGGAGCAGCAATTGTCTTTGATAAAAATGAACCTATCTATACCAACAGAGCTGCTGGCAGATTTAAAATGGGTCTTTCGCCTGGCGTAATTGTAGGTTATGGTTTTCCTTTCGAGACTAATAACAACAATTACCTCAACCATAAAAATGTGGCTTTGGGCGCTACGCTATCGCCTTATGCATCGCATCGTTACTATTGGCAGGTAGAACTTTACTTCAATTCTTTTAATGAGACAACTTATCGAGTACCCATTGCAACAGAAGTAAGGAAAGATACAGTAATTAATAATGTAGCTTACCAAATTATGGATAAGCAGCTTTTTAAAACCACCAAAGTGGCTACCATTAATGCCGTTCCGCTACAAATGCGCTACAATATTAATAAGTATGTTGGCGTTGGTGCAGGTGCTTTGGTGGCCTTGGATATGTATAACAGAACCTCTAGCGAATTACGTTACAAATTGAGAACGCAAAACGCGTCGGGTACGGTAACAGATGTAGATTTAAACCGAGCGATGGAAGATTTAAAAGATAGCTTTTCGGAAGTTCGGGTATCTTTCTTTGCTGATGTACAACTGGGCTTGGTGCGTGTTGGACCTGCCTTGGGCTTTAGGTATATTTATGACCCAAAAACCAACAACAACCGCATGACGACTTATGTAAGCTGGAAGTTTTAA
- a CDS encoding REP-associated tyrosine transposase — protein sequence MVGVITNQQPIIPNEKQYLLSWLAITPNHGQITTSELTVKAQQTLWLLLLPTNPNPTNPISNLMKGNIEFFTATCLNWQNLLEAETHKKIVLASLKFLVEENRIWLYAYVIMPNHIHLLWRKQDLWIENSIAQNFLKYTAQQIKFNLLANNPQELVKYKSSQADRQYHFWERRPHQATMNNRNIVEQKLNYIHQNPVKKGLCLSNLDYPYSSANFYEGRGNDMLLTHYMDHIW from the coding sequence TTGGTTGGTGTTATCACCAACCAACAGCCTATTATTCCAAATGAAAAGCAATATCTACTATCGTGGCTGGCGATAACACCGAACCACGGGCAAATAACAACTTCAGAATTAACCGTCAAAGCTCAACAAACCCTTTGGTTGTTGTTATTACCAACCAATCCAAATCCAACCAATCCAATCAGTAATCTTATGAAAGGTAACATTGAATTCTTTACTGCCACTTGTTTAAACTGGCAAAATCTTTTGGAAGCTGAAACACATAAAAAAATCGTGCTAGCAAGTCTAAAGTTTCTAGTAGAAGAAAATAGGATATGGCTTTACGCCTACGTGATCATGCCCAATCATATCCATCTACTTTGGCGTAAACAAGATCTCTGGATAGAAAATAGTATTGCTCAGAACTTCTTGAAATACACCGCCCAACAAATAAAGTTTAATTTATTGGCCAACAATCCGCAAGAGTTAGTTAAATACAAAAGCTCTCAAGCAGATAGGCAGTATCATTTTTGGGAAAGAAGACCTCATCAAGCAACTATGAACAATAGAAATATCGTAGAACAGAAATTAAACTACATACATCAAAATCCAGTTAAGAAGGGCTTATGTCTATCGAATTTAGATTATCCATATTCTTCTGCAAACTTCTATGAAGGGAGAGGTAATGATATGCTATTAACTCATTATATGGATCACATTTGGTAG
- a CDS encoding CHAT domain-containing protein, protein MLLQSSLVIAQGDDLQTKLKSFKANNDLTNWIYEQLDYANENPQTATENILKIQKERWRNAKTDEERFAWLNLLSTLAYYQLLDGNIFGSISSYENALSFFRKHKILDYDVVEYIYKPLGNNYTRLGDYERALFIQKQSIEFQHSYSEDKNKTAAIYCNMAISYRSMGKLEDAYKAIESGLELKSDNFNRIMLNNVYADVLYDDGNYKKAATVIESNISKQKASNAENAYWLMSSYTTAGNIYLKQQQITKAGVFYAKALQLLAHYYPHGRIRERANLYTQIGATYLTQNKTNEAISYAQKTLKTLGINTTQNIYGDNKLVEVFMLLAKAHLQLKQSEKALQNINLSLLSADKIRNEFAADKTKERLQDYLKQIVEQGIEISYQLYEQTKDKKYLQQILTLAEQSKSRTLLDQMQRNQQSVSNNIKNDSLFLKKQQLERNISFLEKQAIEEPNQHATENIESLKYDLALVNKTLSKKYQYLNFEDYQTPIQIQKLPNHRFIEYFIGEKDVYIINIYQHKIENVIKLPQAEKIKSDLRNFVQTYFHSGANAMLNNPKAFFKASHDIYQFILAPIKLKPYEQLTIIPDGILGYLSFDGLITQNNYTENIGKWPFLIKNHTIDYAFSIQTLLTEKKATTSNTFSGLFITHSEGNKTQLNAITTEAGLIKKYVAGNFLFDNEVNPKSFEQLFTKSKVMHIGTHAYLTGVNHEPTLDFGKEKNVFVRAFGQAKCTFSGSA, encoded by the coding sequence TTGCTTTTACAAAGCAGTTTAGTAATAGCGCAGGGCGATGATTTGCAAACCAAATTAAAAAGCTTTAAGGCAAATAATGATCTTACCAATTGGATTTACGAGCAGCTAGATTACGCCAACGAAAATCCTCAAACGGCAACCGAAAACATTCTTAAAATTCAGAAAGAGCGTTGGCGGAATGCCAAAACCGACGAAGAACGTTTTGCTTGGCTAAACCTACTGAGCACTTTGGCTTACTACCAGTTATTAGACGGCAATATTTTTGGCTCCATCAGTTCTTATGAAAATGCCCTCAGCTTTTTTCGAAAACATAAAATATTAGATTATGATGTTGTAGAGTACATCTACAAACCTTTAGGGAATAACTACACCCGACTTGGCGACTATGAACGAGCCTTGTTCATCCAAAAACAGAGTATAGAATTTCAGCATTCTTACAGCGAAGACAAAAACAAAACCGCGGCCATTTATTGTAATATGGCTATTTCCTACCGCTCAATGGGCAAATTAGAAGATGCTTATAAAGCAATTGAAAGTGGACTAGAATTAAAATCCGATAATTTTAATCGTATAATGCTAAATAACGTTTATGCCGATGTATTATACGATGATGGCAATTACAAAAAAGCAGCAACAGTTATAGAAAGTAACATTAGTAAACAGAAGGCCAGCAATGCCGAAAATGCCTATTGGCTAATGAGCTCGTACACTACTGCCGGTAATATCTATTTAAAGCAGCAACAAATTACAAAAGCTGGTGTTTTTTATGCAAAAGCGTTGCAGTTGCTAGCTCATTATTATCCTCATGGCAGAATACGTGAACGAGCCAACCTTTATACTCAAATTGGGGCAACCTATTTGACACAAAACAAAACAAACGAGGCCATTAGCTATGCGCAAAAAACATTAAAAACACTGGGCATTAACACTACACAAAATATTTATGGCGATAATAAGTTAGTAGAAGTTTTTATGCTGTTAGCAAAAGCTCATCTGCAATTAAAACAGTCCGAAAAAGCACTGCAGAATATCAATTTAAGTCTACTTTCTGCAGATAAAATTAGAAATGAATTTGCCGCAGATAAAACTAAGGAGCGATTACAAGACTACCTTAAACAAATTGTAGAGCAAGGAATTGAAATCAGCTATCAACTTTACGAGCAAACCAAAGACAAGAAGTATTTACAACAGATTTTAACTTTAGCAGAGCAGAGCAAAAGCCGAACCTTGCTAGATCAAATGCAGCGAAATCAACAATCGGTTTCGAACAATATCAAAAACGATAGTCTTTTCCTTAAAAAGCAACAACTGGAACGTAACATCAGCTTTTTAGAAAAACAAGCAATAGAAGAACCTAATCAACACGCTACCGAAAACATCGAAAGCTTAAAGTACGACTTGGCTTTGGTAAACAAAACGCTATCTAAAAAATATCAATACTTAAATTTTGAGGATTACCAAACCCCTATTCAAATTCAAAAACTGCCCAATCATCGGTTTATCGAATACTTTATCGGAGAAAAAGACGTGTACATCATTAATATTTATCAGCATAAAATAGAAAACGTAATCAAATTACCCCAGGCAGAGAAAATAAAATCAGACCTACGAAATTTCGTACAAACGTATTTTCATAGTGGTGCTAATGCCATGCTGAACAATCCGAAAGCCTTTTTTAAGGCCTCTCATGATATTTATCAATTCATATTAGCGCCAATAAAGCTTAAGCCATATGAACAGTTAACCATTATACCCGACGGGATTTTAGGTTATCTCTCTTTTGATGGTCTAATTACCCAAAACAACTATACCGAAAATATCGGCAAATGGCCATTTTTAATTAAAAACCATACTATAGATTACGCTTTTTCTATTCAAACACTACTTACAGAAAAGAAAGCAACAACATCAAACACTTTTTCTGGTTTATTTATTACGCATAGCGAAGGCAATAAAACTCAATTAAACGCCATTACCACCGAAGCCGGTTTAATTAAGAAGTACGTTGCGGGCAATTTTTTATTTGACAATGAAGTAAACCCAAAATCTTTTGAGCAATTATTTACCAAGAGCAAAGTAATGCACATTGGTACCCATGCTTATTTAACCGGAGTAAACCACGAACCAACCTTAGATTTTGGCAAAGAAAAAAATGTATTTGTTCGAGCTTTCGGCCAAGCAAAGTGCACCTTCTCTGGTAGTGCTTAG
- a CDS encoding CHAT domain-containing protein has protein sequence MYLFELSAKQSAPSLVVLSACQTADGILANGEGIISLSRGFNAIGTTATIASLWNVNDNAAAQIMAGFYQSLEKNKNASEALRQAKLNWLSTAKTSNAMLLPYYWDSLIYMGKNQEIELQKPINWLEKPFLAIYCVLLLASIFAIRKVKLAKRLLPNG, from the coding sequence ATGTATTTGTTCGAGCTTTCGGCCAAGCAAAGTGCACCTTCTCTGGTAGTGCTTAGTGCTTGCCAAACAGCAGATGGCATATTGGCCAATGGAGAAGGAATTATTAGTTTATCAAGAGGTTTTAATGCCATTGGCACCACTGCAACCATTGCCAGCTTGTGGAATGTAAATGATAATGCTGCTGCACAAATTATGGCAGGTTTCTATCAATCACTCGAAAAAAATAAAAATGCCAGCGAAGCACTTAGACAAGCCAAACTAAATTGGCTTAGCACGGCTAAAACCAGTAATGCCATGCTTCTTCCGTATTATTGGGACAGTTTAATTTATATGGGTAAAAACCAAGAAATTGAATTACAAAAACCCATTAACTGGCTAGAAAAACCATTCTTAGCTATTTATTGTGTACTCTTGCTGGCATCTATTTTCGCTATTAGAAAAGTAAAACTTGCAAAAAGACTATTGCCTAACGGTTAA
- the glgB gene encoding 1,4-alpha-glucan branching protein GlgB, whose translation MAKRTTKTIKPKATAFNQYQSAVWQHTLLTDFDISLFLLGKHFKLYEKMGAHLCKVNGIEGVYFAVWAPNAQKVCVMANFNGWNRESHLLYNRWDESGIWEGFIPNLKKGEVYKYYIKGFNGEDLEKSDPYALHAEHPPQKASVVWDTEYQWKDKAWMNKREKKNALDQPISVYEVHLGSWQRDPSNPERVLSYGEIAKTLVPYVVEMGFTHVEFLPVMEYPYYPSWGYQVTGYYAASSRHGSPQDLMLLIEEFHKNNIAVILDWVPSHFPGDANGLYHFDGTHLYEHSDMRKGFHPDWKSYIFNYDRNEVRSFLISNAMFWLDKYHLDGLRVDAVASMLYFDFSRSEGEYGTNEYGGTENLGAVKFLKDMNEALYGNFKGIQTIAEESSIYDGVTRPVYAGGLGFGMKWMMGWMNDTLKYFKVDPIGRKHHHHQLTFSMTYAFTENFMLPLSHDEVVHGKSPMIYKMPGDEWQKFANLRALYTYMWVHPGAKLLFMGDEFAQTSEWNCLQSLNWDLLEHAPHKGMSRTVKALNELLKSEPALYHYNFSYQGFEWQEADDADQSVYVFQRKADKAKDTLVIAINLTPVFRENYRIGIPVKGKWREIFNSDAGEFYGSNQLNLESKSTESVAHQHQEQSILINLPPLGVTILKRVR comes from the coding sequence ATGGCCAAGCGAACCACAAAAACCATTAAACCTAAAGCAACTGCCTTTAATCAGTATCAATCTGCAGTTTGGCAACATACGCTATTAACCGATTTCGATATTTCTTTGTTTCTTTTAGGAAAGCACTTTAAGCTTTATGAAAAAATGGGAGCGCATCTGTGCAAAGTGAATGGTATAGAAGGCGTTTATTTTGCAGTTTGGGCACCCAATGCACAAAAGGTTTGTGTAATGGCCAACTTTAACGGTTGGAATAGAGAAAGTCATTTGTTGTATAACCGTTGGGATGAATCAGGAATTTGGGAAGGTTTTATTCCAAACCTTAAAAAGGGCGAAGTTTATAAATATTATATCAAAGGTTTTAACGGCGAAGATTTAGAAAAAAGCGATCCTTATGCTTTGCATGCCGAGCATCCACCACAAAAAGCATCGGTAGTTTGGGATACCGAATACCAATGGAAAGACAAAGCGTGGATGAACAAAAGGGAGAAGAAAAATGCGCTAGACCAGCCTATTTCGGTTTATGAAGTGCATTTAGGTTCTTGGCAACGCGACCCATCCAATCCAGAAAGGGTATTAAGCTACGGCGAAATTGCTAAAACGCTTGTGCCATATGTGGTAGAAATGGGCTTTACCCACGTAGAGTTTTTGCCCGTAATGGAATATCCTTACTATCCATCTTGGGGATATCAGGTTACGGGCTATTATGCCGCAAGTTCCCGTCACGGTTCTCCGCAAGATTTAATGTTGCTCATTGAGGAGTTCCATAAAAATAACATTGCCGTAATTTTAGATTGGGTGCCATCGCATTTCCCAGGCGATGCCAATGGTTTATATCATTTCGATGGTACGCATTTGTATGAACACTCTGATATGCGCAAGGGTTTTCATCCCGATTGGAAATCTTACATTTTTAACTACGATAGAAACGAGGTGCGCTCTTTTTTAATCAGCAATGCCATGTTTTGGCTCGATAAATACCATTTAGATGGTTTGCGTGTAGATGCCGTAGCTTCTATGTTGTACTTTGATTTTAGTAGGAGCGAAGGCGAATATGGCACTAACGAATACGGTGGTACCGAAAATTTAGGGGCGGTAAAGTTCTTGAAAGATATGAACGAAGCGTTGTATGGAAACTTTAAAGGCATACAAACTATTGCCGAAGAAAGTAGTATTTATGATGGTGTAACCCGCCCAGTTTATGCTGGCGGTTTGGGTTTTGGCATGAAATGGATGATGGGCTGGATGAACGATACGCTGAAGTATTTTAAGGTTGACCCAATTGGCCGAAAACACCATCATCATCAGCTAACTTTTAGCATGACTTATGCCTTTACCGAAAACTTCATGCTGCCGCTATCGCATGATGAAGTGGTGCATGGCAAATCGCCAATGATTTATAAAATGCCTGGCGATGAATGGCAAAAATTTGCGAATTTAAGAGCGTTGTATACTTATATGTGGGTACATCCTGGCGCTAAATTGCTTTTTATGGGCGATGAATTTGCACAAACTTCTGAATGGAACTGCCTACAATCGCTAAACTGGGATTTACTGGAACACGCACCGCACAAAGGAATGTCGAGAACAGTAAAGGCACTTAATGAATTGCTTAAATCAGAACCTGCCTTATATCATTATAATTTCTCTTACCAAGGTTTCGAATGGCAAGAGGCCGATGATGCCGATCAGTCTGTTTATGTTTTTCAACGGAAAGCCGACAAAGCAAAAGATACCTTAGTTATTGCCATTAACTTAACTCCGGTATTTCGCGAAAATTATAGAATTGGTATTCCGGTAAAAGGTAAGTGGAGAGAGATTTTTAATTCGGATGCTGGAGAATTTTATGGAAGCAACCAGTTAAACCTAGAATCTAAATCTACCGAAAGTGTTGCACATCAGCATCAGGAGCAATCTATCTTGATTAATCTGCCTCCGTTAGGCGTAACTATTTTAAAGAGAGTACGGTAA
- a CDS encoding ATP-binding cassette domain-containing protein: MDEFFIDSVQHSFGDRPVLNNVYLKCSLGEVVGVLGRNGCGKSTLLKIIFGTIKPHYKHLRVDDKIAAKGFLTGDFAYLSQSFFIPHYLKLGTAVKLYTNKYQDLLLKLPVFRDNLHEKIGNLSGGYRRLAEALLMIYSDAKYVLLDEPFSQLSPLLIEEIKTNINAMLSYKGFVITDHYYQHVLNYASRTILLHNGCNYNINNLEDLQLHCYLPNFH; encoded by the coding sequence ATGGATGAATTTTTTATAGACAGCGTACAACATAGTTTTGGTGATAGGCCTGTGCTCAATAACGTCTATTTAAAGTGTAGCTTAGGTGAAGTGGTTGGTGTTTTAGGTAGAAACGGCTGCGGCAAATCTACTTTGTTAAAAATCATCTTTGGCACTATCAAACCTCACTACAAACATTTAAGGGTAGATGATAAAATAGCTGCAAAAGGCTTTCTTACTGGAGACTTCGCTTACTTATCGCAATCATTTTTTATCCCTCATTATTTAAAATTAGGTACTGCGGTTAAGCTCTACACCAATAAATATCAAGATTTACTGCTCAAATTGCCTGTTTTTCGAGATAACTTACATGAGAAAATAGGTAACCTTTCTGGCGGATATAGACGGTTAGCAGAAGCTTTGCTGATGATTTATAGTGATGCTAAATATGTGCTGCTCGACGAACCTTTTTCTCAGTTGTCTCCTTTATTAATTGAAGAAATCAAAACAAACATTAATGCGATGTTGTCTTACAAGGGCTTCGTAATTACCGATCATTATTACCAACACGTACTGAATTATGCATCTAGAACAATACTACTTCATAACGGTTGCAATTACAATATCAATAATTTAGAAGATTTGCAATTACATTGCTACTTGCCCAATTTTCATTAA